In Gemmatimonadales bacterium, one DNA window encodes the following:
- a CDS encoding diguanylate cyclase yields MKNRGVRPLVVFFGDHAARPDGLERDLLHAGFQVAEADDIDHLPARPSLVVATCRTLAGDRHHLNEAFTSARATGAQVVVLIGEGEPEDLIRAAEAGADESMLMPIEAPLLVTRLRARLVAPRAALNGPSGNDLKLFEVLQDVATELHRDDMLHALVRSLGAALDVRSVSCLLHAEGSPTGRLLAATDAPKVRDIDVELDKWPAAVAALSSGETVFMRDVPGTPVTDAGGTKAGGPPAEYETAAALPLSPQGRPIGTIVLRTRRGETALNPGALAFAELAVGATARLLDADDRRGAISRRQSLASLVDPLTGCATLDALDRKIREEFERARRYDVTFALVLLDVDGMRVINERLGRDGGHRVLADLGRLLQRELRAPDFVARYGGEEFLLLLPETDLEGARLTVTRIREKLGPAGLGELHLGVRCHLTAGIVTYPHAGVHKPEDLFSLVEQALLRGKEQDVERIGSAA; encoded by the coding sequence ATGAAGAATCGGGGGGTCCGCCCGTTGGTCGTGTTCTTTGGCGATCACGCCGCCCGCCCTGACGGTCTCGAGCGGGACCTGCTTCACGCCGGTTTCCAGGTCGCGGAGGCCGACGATATCGATCATCTCCCGGCGCGTCCGTCGCTGGTGGTAGCCACCTGCCGCACCCTTGCCGGCGATCGCCACCACCTGAATGAAGCGTTCACCTCGGCCCGCGCAACGGGCGCACAGGTTGTCGTCCTCATCGGCGAAGGCGAACCGGAGGACCTGATTCGTGCCGCCGAAGCCGGCGCAGACGAATCGATGCTCATGCCGATCGAAGCTCCGCTCCTGGTCACCCGGCTGCGCGCTCGCCTGGTGGCACCACGCGCGGCACTCAACGGCCCCAGCGGCAACGACCTCAAGCTCTTCGAAGTGCTGCAGGACGTCGCTACCGAGCTGCACCGTGACGACATGCTCCACGCCCTGGTTCGATCGCTCGGCGCAGCGCTCGACGTCCGGTCGGTGTCGTGTCTGTTGCATGCCGAGGGAAGTCCCACCGGCAGGCTGCTCGCGGCAACCGACGCTCCGAAGGTACGTGATATCGACGTCGAACTCGACAAGTGGCCGGCTGCCGTCGCAGCGCTGTCGAGCGGTGAAACAGTCTTCATGCGCGACGTCCCGGGCACCCCGGTGACCGACGCTGGCGGCACCAAAGCCGGTGGACCACCGGCGGAATACGAGACGGCCGCGGCACTGCCGTTGTCGCCACAGGGGCGGCCGATCGGGACCATCGTCCTGCGCACGCGCCGCGGTGAAACTGCGCTGAATCCCGGCGCGTTGGCGTTCGCCGAACTCGCTGTGGGTGCCACGGCACGGCTCCTCGATGCCGACGACCGCCGCGGCGCCATCTCGCGCCGGCAATCGCTCGCGTCGCTGGTCGACCCGCTCACGGGATGCGCCACGCTCGACGCGCTCGACCGGAAGATCCGCGAGGAATTCGAGCGGGCGCGCCGTTACGACGTCACCTTCGCACTCGTCCTCCTCGATGTCGACGGGATGCGGGTGATCAACGAACGACTCGGCCGGGATGGCGGGCACCGCGTTCTTGCCGATCTGGGGAGGCTGCTGCAGCGCGAACTTCGCGCTCCCGACTTCGTGGCGCGATATGGCGGCGAGGAGTTTCTCCTCCTCCTGCCTGAAACCGATCTCGAAGGTGCGCGCCTGACCGTCACGCGGATCCGCGAGAAGCTCGGTCCCGCTGGTCTGGGCGAACTACATCTCGGCGTCCGGTGCCACCTCACTGCGGGCATCGTGACCTATCCGCACGCCGGGGTGCACAAGCCCGAAGATCTCTTCTCGCTGGTCGAACAGGCGTTGCTGCGGGGGAAGGAACAGGACGTCGAGCGGATCGGCAGCGCGGCGTAA
- a CDS encoding PLP-dependent aspartate aminotransferase family protein, producing the protein MTRRHGLSTISIHGKPRRGDDWSPAVLPIYQSATFRNPLGSDDEVLYTRYGNNPNQVELATKYALLEGAERAIFVASGMAATALGHLAVLRPGDHLVSALWIYGGTRVLFDNEFIRHGISITYVDPDQPRAWRKAIRKNTRAIFVEALTNPVMRVVNVPALSKLAREHGIALIVDSTFASPVNFRPIEHGADIVITSATKYLNGHSDVIAGAVAASASIIDEVTRLMRAWGPSIDPHAAWLVSRGLKTMPLRVERANTNAMAIAKWAASRPEFAAVHYPGLRAHPDHAIAARLFDGYGGLVGLVLKGGAPAAHRFLQRLKVITHAPSLAGVESLISEPRLTSHKALSAEDRASLGIPDGFLRLSCGCEDTEDLLKDLADALK; encoded by the coding sequence ATGACCCGCCGACACGGGTTGTCCACGATCTCGATTCACGGCAAGCCGCGCCGTGGCGACGACTGGAGTCCCGCCGTCCTCCCGATCTACCAGAGCGCGACCTTTCGCAATCCGCTCGGCAGCGACGACGAAGTCCTCTACACCCGCTACGGCAACAATCCCAACCAGGTCGAGCTCGCCACCAAGTACGCGCTCCTCGAGGGCGCCGAACGCGCCATCTTCGTGGCGAGCGGGATGGCGGCGACGGCACTGGGGCATCTCGCGGTGCTGCGGCCGGGAGATCATCTGGTCTCTGCCTTGTGGATCTACGGCGGGACCCGCGTCCTGTTCGACAATGAGTTCATCCGGCACGGCATCAGCATCACCTACGTCGATCCCGATCAACCACGGGCGTGGCGCAAGGCGATCCGCAAGAACACTCGCGCGATTTTCGTCGAGGCGCTCACCAATCCCGTGATGCGGGTGGTCAACGTTCCGGCGCTCTCCAAGCTGGCGCGCGAGCACGGGATCGCATTGATCGTCGATTCCACCTTTGCGTCACCGGTCAACTTCCGCCCGATCGAGCACGGCGCCGACATCGTCATCACCAGCGCCACCAAGTATCTCAACGGGCACAGCGACGTGATCGCCGGCGCCGTGGCCGCATCGGCGTCGATCATCGACGAAGTCACCCGGCTGATGCGGGCGTGGGGCCCGTCGATCGACCCGCATGCGGCGTGGCTCGTCTCGCGCGGACTCAAGACGATGCCGCTGCGCGTGGAGCGGGCCAACACCAATGCGATGGCGATCGCCAAGTGGGCGGCTTCGCGGCCGGAATTCGCAGCGGTGCACTATCCCGGGCTCCGTGCGCATCCGGATCATGCCATCGCGGCGAGACTCTTCGACGGGTACGGCGGACTGGTCGGGCTGGTGCTGAAAGGCGGCGCGCCGGCGGCGCACCGATTCCTGCAGCGGCTCAAGGTGATCACCCACGCGCCGTCGCTGGCCGGCGTCGAATCGCTGATCAGCGAGCCGCGTCTGACGTCGCACAAGGCGCTCAGCGCCGAGGACCGCGCGAGCCTGGGCATTCCCGACGGATTTCTCCGGCTCTCCTGCGGATGCGAGGACACTGAAGATCTGCTCAAGGACCTGGCGGACGCGCTGAAGTGA
- a CDS encoding ATP-binding protein, producing the protein MTRVVPVPQHLDHLSVDQLAAGLGPWPPEERILVDAHATEWASPAGFVALLTLGQALAELGAPTPELALPAADGVASYWAKAGVLRDAEKLFQVHGKVPRRRVDETSDILLPLTIIRNVADVMEIVGRLTEHATQILKHELELEPSVVGGFGQSLSEACQNIVEHAGTAGWVAVHVYVYRRRLGGRKVAVIAVSDAGIGFRRSLDATQSRRFGDRWGDAQAIETALIHGVSRFRDPGRGQGFAGIKRYLARWEGKISVRSGTARVAIVPGWDDELPRMENLPWFPGSQVTIVIPGKDPAA; encoded by the coding sequence GTGACCCGCGTCGTTCCGGTTCCACAGCATCTCGATCATCTCTCCGTCGATCAGCTCGCGGCCGGTCTCGGGCCGTGGCCTCCCGAAGAGCGGATCCTGGTCGATGCTCATGCAACAGAGTGGGCGTCGCCGGCGGGATTCGTGGCGCTGCTGACATTGGGACAGGCGCTCGCCGAGCTTGGCGCCCCGACGCCGGAGCTGGCGCTTCCCGCCGCCGATGGCGTGGCGTCGTACTGGGCGAAGGCCGGCGTGCTCCGCGACGCCGAAAAGCTCTTTCAGGTGCACGGCAAGGTGCCGCGCCGTCGGGTGGACGAGACTAGCGACATCCTGCTGCCGCTGACGATCATTCGGAACGTCGCCGACGTGATGGAGATCGTCGGGCGTCTGACGGAACATGCAACGCAGATTCTCAAGCACGAACTGGAACTCGAGCCGAGCGTCGTCGGTGGATTCGGGCAATCGCTGTCGGAGGCGTGCCAGAATATCGTCGAACACGCCGGCACCGCGGGATGGGTCGCGGTGCATGTCTACGTATATCGCCGCCGGCTCGGCGGGCGAAAGGTGGCCGTGATCGCCGTGAGTGACGCAGGGATCGGCTTCCGCCGCTCGCTCGATGCGACGCAGAGCCGTCGCTTCGGCGACCGCTGGGGCGACGCCCAGGCGATTGAGACTGCGCTGATTCATGGCGTCTCGCGCTTCCGCGATCCCGGTCGTGGCCAGGGTTTCGCTGGGATCAAGCGCTATCTCGCCCGCTGGGAAGGAAAGATCTCGGTCCGCAGCGGCACGGCACGGGTGGCGATCGTCCCTGGCTGGGACGACGAATTGCCGCGCATGGAAAACTTGCCATGGTTTCCGGGATCACAGGTGACGATCGTCATCCCCGGCAAGGATCCGGCGGCATGA
- a CDS encoding deoxyribonuclease IV yields the protein MKRPTSATEPRLQKNATSGNRQQEYLGAHVSTAGGPPTAPGRGRAIGATAIQIFTKTPNMWREPVITAEIATAFGRARDEHELVAIVSHDSYLINLASPDQALREKSTVAFQGELSRSEALGLNAIVSHPGNFLDDRDAGLERNAAGITESLRKVPGQVKLLMEVTAGTGTALGRSFEELRTLRDLVGEDVRDRVGFCADTCHLYSAGYDLVNDYDGVWETWDRILGLELLGCIHLNDSKTPFASHRDRHELIGEGSLGVEPFRRLMNDSRFASIPKVLETPKGDDETTNDRRMLDLLRSLVS from the coding sequence ATGAAACGACCGACTTCAGCCACGGAGCCTCGCCTGCAAAAGAACGCCACCTCGGGAAACCGCCAGCAGGAATATCTCGGTGCCCACGTCTCCACCGCCGGTGGACCGCCGACCGCGCCCGGGCGCGGGCGCGCGATCGGGGCGACGGCGATCCAGATTTTCACCAAGACGCCCAACATGTGGCGGGAACCGGTCATCACCGCCGAGATCGCTACGGCATTCGGGCGCGCCAGGGACGAACATGAACTTGTCGCGATTGTGTCGCACGATTCGTACCTGATCAATCTGGCGTCACCTGATCAGGCGCTGCGCGAAAAGTCGACGGTAGCGTTTCAAGGTGAACTGTCCCGATCTGAGGCCCTTGGCCTTAATGCCATCGTTTCCCACCCCGGCAACTTCCTCGATGACCGGGACGCCGGCCTCGAACGAAACGCCGCCGGGATCACCGAATCGCTCAGGAAGGTCCCCGGTCAGGTGAAGCTTCTGATGGAGGTGACCGCCGGAACCGGCACCGCGCTCGGCCGCTCCTTCGAGGAATTACGGACCCTGCGGGACCTGGTGGGTGAGGACGTCCGGGACCGCGTCGGCTTCTGCGCCGATACCTGCCACCTGTACAGCGCTGGGTACGACCTGGTGAACGACTATGACGGGGTGTGGGAGACCTGGGATCGAATCCTGGGGCTCGAGCTCCTCGGCTGCATCCACCTGAACGATTCGAAGACGCCGTTCGCCTCGCACCGCGACCGGCACGAGCTGATCGGTGAGGGGTCGCTGGGAGTGGAGCCGTTCCGGCGCCTGATGAACGACTCGCGCTTTGCAAGCATTCCCAAGGTCCTCGAAACGCCGAAGGGCGATGACGAGACGACCAACGACCGGCGCATGCTCGACCTGCTGCGGAGTCTGGTCAGCTGA
- a CDS encoding peptidoglycan DD-metalloendopeptidase family protein, giving the protein MIPAAPAAFAPRWQRRTSTLVVALASLVFVALPAWAQQPDLAQSRKRLDEIRQERVTLERQQLQLQGEVSDVGAALRNLERQRDATNRLVNEIEHQISGLGSELDRSSAELTLAQDNLTDRKAVLQRRLADIYRRGPLYTFQVLLTAESFGDLLTRYKYLYLTSRQDRALVDDVTRLNQNVQRERDRLLGVKSQLDESRQERQTEMDHYDKLAQDRQAQLTDLQRSSQQTKQKLTAAQRDEATITDLLATLEKNERANAGIRAARPETVNAPTATSGMSTSDIGKLDWPVEGDIVINFGPDTLKDGGVVRWTGIGIAAPAGTPVKAVAAGKVVRVQRLSTYGLGVVLQHGNGYYSLYFQLQGTNVKEGEQVARGAVVGTVGGQNSALKRPHLYFEIRGDNQIALDPIAWLKSRN; this is encoded by the coding sequence GTGATTCCCGCGGCGCCGGCGGCGTTCGCGCCCCGGTGGCAGCGGCGGACGTCGACGCTGGTTGTTGCCCTTGCCTCCCTCGTCTTCGTCGCTCTCCCGGCGTGGGCACAGCAGCCTGATCTCGCGCAATCGCGCAAACGCCTCGACGAAATCCGCCAGGAGCGGGTCACGCTCGAACGCCAGCAGCTTCAGTTGCAGGGGGAAGTGAGCGACGTCGGAGCGGCGCTGCGAAACCTCGAGCGTCAGCGCGACGCCACCAACCGGCTGGTCAACGAGATCGAACACCAGATCAGCGGCCTCGGATCGGAACTCGACCGGTCCTCCGCGGAACTGACGCTCGCGCAGGACAACCTCACCGATCGCAAGGCGGTGCTCCAGCGCCGGCTCGCCGACATCTATCGCCGCGGCCCGCTCTACACCTTCCAGGTGCTGCTGACGGCGGAGTCGTTCGGCGACCTGCTGACGCGCTACAAGTATCTCTACCTCACCTCGCGGCAGGATCGCGCGCTGGTCGACGACGTGACACGACTCAACCAGAACGTCCAGCGGGAGCGTGACCGGTTGCTCGGCGTCAAGTCACAGCTCGATGAGAGCCGGCAGGAACGCCAGACCGAGATGGACCACTACGACAAGCTGGCGCAGGACCGCCAGGCGCAACTCACCGACCTGCAGCGATCGTCGCAGCAGACGAAGCAGAAACTGACGGCCGCGCAGCGCGACGAGGCGACGATCACCGACCTGCTCGCGACGCTCGAGAAGAATGAACGCGCCAACGCGGGGATTCGTGCCGCGCGGCCGGAGACCGTCAACGCGCCGACGGCGACCAGCGGTATGTCGACGAGCGACATCGGCAAGCTCGATTGGCCGGTGGAAGGCGACATCGTGATCAACTTCGGGCCGGATACGCTCAAGGACGGCGGCGTGGTGCGCTGGACCGGCATCGGCATCGCGGCACCGGCCGGGACACCCGTCAAGGCCGTTGCCGCGGGAAAGGTCGTACGGGTGCAGCGCCTCTCGACCTACGGCCTCGGCGTGGTGCTCCAGCATGGCAACGGGTATTACTCGCTCTACTTCCAGCTGCAGGGGACCAACGTGAAGGAGGGAGAGCAGGTAGCACGCGGCGCGGTGGTCGGCACGGTGGGAGGACAGAATTCAGCGCTCAAGCGGCCGCATCTCTACTTCGAAATTCGTGGCGACAACCAGATTGCACTCGATCCGATCGCGTGGCTCAAGAGCCGGAACTGA
- a CDS encoding ROK family protein: MQWIIGIDIGGTNCVVGAVAVDGSRVVGDRSRPTRPERGSAAVIADLVEMTAEATAAVRKADQSAEILGVGAGAPGPLDVSRGIVLVTPNLGWTNLPLRDELARGTGMATAIENDANCAVHAETWVGAAKHGKQVIGLTLGTGIGGALVLDGVLYHGASDAAGEFGHMVIDFNGPRCGCGQHGCLEVFASGKNIARRARERLQGSAPSALREMASGDLTAITAELVYHAAAAGDPLAQQVADDTARYLGIGVANLLNIFNPDVVVILGGVTHAHAQLFEPLRREVAARAFPSAVAACTIVPGALAGLAGVYGAARAFLDQRASGAV; this comes from the coding sequence ATGCAGTGGATCATCGGGATCGATATCGGCGGGACCAATTGTGTCGTCGGCGCGGTCGCGGTCGATGGCTCACGCGTGGTGGGCGATCGTTCCCGCCCGACGCGGCCGGAGCGCGGTTCCGCCGCGGTGATCGCCGATCTCGTCGAGATGACCGCCGAGGCGACCGCCGCGGTGCGGAAGGCCGATCAGTCCGCGGAGATCCTCGGCGTCGGCGCCGGTGCGCCCGGTCCGCTCGATGTCTCACGCGGGATCGTCCTCGTCACCCCGAACCTCGGCTGGACCAACCTCCCGCTGCGCGACGAACTGGCGCGCGGCACCGGGATGGCAACCGCGATCGAGAACGACGCCAACTGCGCCGTGCACGCCGAGACGTGGGTCGGCGCCGCGAAGCATGGAAAACAGGTGATCGGCCTCACCCTCGGCACCGGCATCGGCGGCGCGCTGGTGCTCGACGGCGTGCTGTATCATGGAGCGTCGGACGCCGCCGGCGAGTTCGGTCACATGGTGATCGACTTCAACGGCCCCAGGTGTGGCTGCGGCCAGCACGGCTGCCTCGAAGTCTTCGCGTCGGGCAAGAACATCGCGCGCCGGGCGCGCGAGCGGCTGCAGGGGAGCGCGCCAAGTGCGCTGCGCGAGATGGCCAGCGGCGACCTCACCGCGATCACCGCCGAGCTCGTCTACCATGCGGCCGCAGCAGGTGACCCACTCGCCCAGCAGGTGGCGGACGACACGGCACGGTATCTTGGAATCGGCGTGGCGAACCTCCTCAACATCTTCAACCCCGACGTGGTCGTGATCCTGGGCGGCGTGACCCATGCGCACGCTCAGCTTTTCGAGCCGCTCCGACGCGAAGTCGCCGCGCGCGCGTTCCCGTCGGCGGTTGCGGCATGCACCATCGTTCCCGGCGCGCTCGCCGGCCTCGCCGGCGTGTACGGGGCGGCGCGGGCGTTCCTCGATCAGCGGGCGAGCGGGGCCGTCTGA
- a CDS encoding permease-like cell division protein FtsX translates to MNLVTREALQSFTRTRTLSALSVIMIAFALFVTGLFGLVALNLRSAMRQVAERVQVVAFIKRDTPSQQISAAMSDIAAFPEILGVQYVSEDSALARARRELTEFQEAYKDLETNPLPPSIELTLKPEDRDATHAAAVAERMQGFDFVDDVRYGQDWVKRLDSLRNIAGLIGLAIGFAFALVSIVITGVTIRITVLQRAREISIMRLVGATDWFIRGPFLLEGAIKGFLGGVVATLLCASVFALFKAQRMGLGVGLSFFGPGEVILLVIFGVLLGFGGSLVSVGRHLRKV, encoded by the coding sequence GTGAATCTCGTCACCCGCGAAGCGCTGCAGTCGTTCACGCGCACCCGCACACTGTCGGCGCTGTCGGTGATCATGATCGCCTTCGCCCTCTTCGTGACCGGACTCTTCGGCCTGGTCGCACTCAACCTGCGCAGCGCGATGCGGCAGGTCGCCGAGCGGGTGCAGGTCGTCGCGTTCATCAAGCGTGATACGCCGAGCCAGCAGATCAGCGCCGCGATGTCGGACATTGCCGCGTTTCCGGAAATCCTCGGTGTGCAATACGTCTCCGAAGACAGCGCTCTCGCGCGCGCGCGGCGGGAACTGACCGAGTTCCAGGAGGCGTACAAGGACCTCGAGACCAATCCGCTGCCGCCGTCGATCGAGCTCACCCTGAAGCCCGAGGACCGCGACGCAACCCACGCCGCAGCGGTCGCGGAGCGGATGCAGGGGTTCGATTTCGTCGACGACGTGCGTTACGGGCAGGACTGGGTGAAACGCCTCGACTCGCTGCGCAACATCGCAGGACTGATCGGCCTGGCCATCGGCTTCGCCTTTGCGCTGGTGTCGATCGTCATCACCGGTGTGACCATCCGGATCACGGTCCTGCAGCGCGCCCGCGAGATCAGCATCATGCGGCTGGTCGGCGCCACCGACTGGTTCATTCGCGGCCCGTTCCTCCTTGAGGGCGCGATCAAGGGATTCCTCGGCGGCGTGGTGGCGACCCTCCTCTGCGCCAGCGTCTTCGCCCTCTTCAAGGCGCAGCGCATGGGGCTTGGCGTCGGCCTGTCGTTCTTCGGGCCGGGCGAGGTCATCCTGCTCGTCATCTTTGGCGTCCTGCTCGGCTTCGGTGGCTCGCTGGTATCGGTCGGTCGCCACCTGAGGAAGGTGTGA
- a CDS encoding PfkB family carbohydrate kinase — protein MPRIGVLGSLVWDEIHGRDPSGAVAEEWGGIAYALAGMDAALPPDWEMVPLVKVGRDLAPRAAEFLGTLERLAPTARCIEVPVANNRVTLWYQSAERRCERMSGGVPGWTWPELGPLVHDLDALYLNFISGFEMCLGTAEALRHGFRGPIYADLHSLFLGMHPDGIRRLQPLPNAPAWFAHFDMVQLNEDEMLQLGPDPLSIASDAIAAGVSLLNVTLGPRGVAYVARPGFERLDVLHGSPRDIPPREAILRTAIVAPPAVDPGDPTGCGDVFGATCCARLVAGDAIADALDAANRAAARSVSFRGAGGLGRHLRGELVPA, from the coding sequence ATGCCACGCATCGGCGTGCTCGGTTCGCTCGTCTGGGATGAGATCCACGGTCGCGACCCGTCCGGAGCGGTCGCCGAGGAGTGGGGCGGAATCGCGTACGCGCTCGCCGGGATGGACGCGGCGCTGCCGCCCGACTGGGAGATGGTCCCGCTGGTCAAGGTCGGCCGCGACCTGGCGCCGCGCGCCGCCGAATTCCTCGGCACGCTGGAGCGTCTCGCGCCGACCGCACGCTGCATCGAAGTCCCGGTGGCGAACAACCGGGTGACGCTCTGGTATCAATCGGCCGAACGGCGCTGCGAACGGATGTCGGGAGGGGTGCCGGGGTGGACCTGGCCTGAGCTCGGGCCGCTGGTTCACGATCTCGATGCCCTCTACCTCAATTTCATCTCCGGATTCGAGATGTGCCTCGGCACCGCAGAGGCGCTCCGTCACGGATTCCGCGGACCGATCTACGCCGACCTTCACTCGCTCTTTCTCGGCATGCACCCGGACGGAATTCGGCGGCTGCAGCCGCTGCCGAATGCACCGGCGTGGTTCGCGCATTTTGATATGGTGCAGCTGAACGAAGACGAGATGCTCCAGCTCGGCCCCGACCCGTTGTCGATTGCTTCCGATGCGATCGCCGCGGGGGTCTCGCTGTTGAACGTGACGCTCGGTCCGCGCGGCGTGGCCTATGTCGCTCGCCCCGGTTTCGAGCGGCTCGACGTCCTCCACGGCTCGCCGCGCGACATCCCGCCGCGCGAAGCGATTCTCCGCACCGCGATCGTGGCGCCACCGGCGGTCGACCCGGGAGATCCCACCGGCTGCGGCGATGTCTTCGGCGCCACGTGCTGTGCCCGGCTTGTCGCGGGTGATGCCATCGCCGACGCGCTGGATGCGGCGAATCGCGCTGCGGCGCGCAGCGTCTCGTTCCGCGGTGCAGGTGGACTGGGACGCCACCTTCGCGGCGAACTGGTGCCAGCGTGA
- a CDS encoding glycosyltransferase family 1 protein: MTAPRIGFDAVRALRNRTGLGSYSRGVLAGLRRANPALPMHLYSPRTPRPEFAALPETLGAELHLPPRRWQRFGVRAIWRTFDLGRDAATDAIDLYHGLSHEIPRDLPATGIRSVVTFHDLIYEAHPGWFPIADRWSYRWRYRWSARHATAVVAVSARTRQELIDRYEIDPSRIAVVPPARNPAFAAPIPAPEREAALARYGLPSEYLLSVGTLEARKNHAVLVAAMALLPPTATLPLILVGRDGGEGPALRRAIAAAGLDRRVRILTTVSAEDLPALVQSAAIALYPSRIEGFGMPIVEGQSAGIPVIAAAGGHLHEAGGSAARYADPENPAAWAETIASILGNSSVATAMRRDGAAHARRFDGDRLAPQLLAIYDAVLTGAQLPATTDLSEASMERIR, translated from the coding sequence GTGACTGCACCGCGGATCGGGTTCGACGCGGTCCGCGCCCTGCGCAACCGCACCGGCTTGGGAAGCTATTCGCGCGGCGTCCTCGCCGGCCTGCGACGCGCCAACCCTGCCCTCCCGATGCATCTCTATTCGCCGCGGACACCCCGGCCCGAGTTCGCGGCGCTCCCCGAAACACTTGGCGCCGAACTCCATCTGCCGCCGCGGCGTTGGCAGCGCTTCGGCGTTCGCGCGATCTGGCGCACCTTCGATCTTGGGCGCGACGCGGCAACCGACGCGATCGATCTCTACCACGGCCTCAGCCATGAGATCCCCCGCGACCTGCCAGCCACCGGGATCCGGTCGGTCGTGACCTTTCACGACCTTATCTATGAGGCGCATCCGGGATGGTTCCCGATCGCCGATCGCTGGAGCTATCGCTGGCGGTATCGGTGGAGCGCGCGCCACGCCACGGCGGTCGTTGCCGTGAGCGCCAGGACCCGGCAGGAACTGATCGATCGCTACGAGATCGATCCGTCGCGGATCGCCGTCGTCCCGCCGGCGCGCAATCCGGCCTTTGCGGCGCCGATCCCGGCGCCGGAGCGTGAGGCCGCGCTCGCGCGCTACGGGCTGCCGTCGGAATACCTGCTCAGTGTGGGCACGCTGGAAGCCCGGAAGAACCACGCGGTCCTCGTCGCCGCGATGGCGCTGCTGCCGCCCACCGCCACCCTCCCGCTGATCCTGGTGGGCCGCGACGGCGGCGAAGGCCCCGCGTTGCGCCGTGCGATCGCGGCAGCTGGGCTCGATCGGCGGGTCCGGATTCTCACGACAGTTTCGGCGGAAGATCTTCCGGCGCTCGTACAATCTGCCGCGATCGCATTGTATCCGTCGCGAATCGAGGGATTCGGGATGCCGATCGTGGAGGGGCAGAGTGCGGGGATCCCGGTGATCGCCGCGGCCGGCGGGCACCTGCACGAAGCCGGTGGAAGCGCCGCCCGATATGCCGATCCTGAGAACCCCGCGGCGTGGGCAGAGACGATCGCCTCGATCCTTGGCAATTCCAGCGTTGCCACTGCGATGCGGCGCGACGGCGCGGCCCACGCGCGCCGGTTTGATGGCGACCGGCTGGCGCCGCAGCTTCTGGCCATCTACGATGCTGTTCTCACCGGCGCGCAGCTCCCGGCAACTACAGATCTCTCCGAGGCAAGCATGGAACGGATCCGCTGA
- the ftsE gene encoding cell division ATP-binding protein FtsE: MIRFTKVTKQYPTGTDSALGEVSFHVGRGEFVFLTGHSGAGKTTVLKLMFAEERPTSGDVRVSGFGIGSLKRDEVPRLRRRLGVVFQDFRLLEDRTAAENVAFALEVTGARPDIIPARVNRVLEQVGLSSKLEALPRELSGGEQQRVAIARALVNDPPILLADEPTGNLDERATRGVFQLLCDINTSGTVVVMATHDLDLVRHAGKRTLEMRDGRLVFDSDADATEQW, from the coding sequence GTGATCCGATTCACGAAGGTCACCAAACAGTATCCCACCGGCACCGACTCGGCGCTCGGCGAAGTGTCCTTTCATGTCGGTCGCGGCGAATTCGTCTTCCTGACGGGGCATTCCGGCGCCGGCAAGACGACCGTGCTCAAGTTGATGTTCGCCGAAGAGCGGCCGACGTCGGGCGATGTCCGTGTGTCCGGATTCGGCATCGGTTCGCTCAAGCGCGACGAGGTTCCGAGGCTGCGGCGCCGGCTTGGCGTGGTGTTCCAGGATTTCCGGTTGCTGGAGGACCGCACCGCCGCCGAGAATGTGGCGTTCGCGCTCGAAGTCACCGGCGCGCGCCCCGACATCATCCCGGCGCGCGTCAACCGCGTCCTCGAACAGGTCGGTCTCTCGTCCAAGCTCGAAGCGCTGCCCCGCGAACTCTCCGGCGGCGAGCAGCAACGCGTTGCCATCGCGCGGGCGCTGGTGAATGATCCGCCGATCCTCCTCGCGGATGAACCGACCGGCAATCTCGACGAGCGGGCGACCCGCGGCGTCTTCCAGCTTCTCTGCGATATCAACACGTCGGGTACCGTCGTCGTCATGGCGACGCACGATCTCGATCTGGTACGGCACGCCGGGAAGCGGACGCTGGAGATGCGCGACGGCCGCCTCGTCTTTGATTCCGACGCCGACGCCACGGAGCAGTGGTGA